Proteins encoded together in one Marinithermus hydrothermalis DSM 14884 window:
- a CDS encoding c-type cytochrome, with product MTVGAWILLAILVLAGGVYMLAPVRGRSEPFPEDPRPEELREELNLLKNEARELVGAERRRLLARIAHLERTLQEFAPAPSTTRRPAAWVYGLAVLGVVVVGAVLWRYTLPRLPGETVTTAIRVEDALRLQELRQEAESANTAQSWLRYADFAWEVGDFTRAAEGYAAVLRLNPREPRALERMGKLLFISGRFDLAANVLVLATQLDPNEPEGWLFLGSAYYQLAQMKEAVQAWERYLALDAGDANQVAPLIEKARSLADAPLGQRVYAVSCAACHGADGQGGTGPRLKGNPVVEVSDAVRGIITQGMGAMPAIPLDEERLEALLEYLKNL from the coding sequence ATGACGGTTGGTGCGTGGATTCTGCTAGCGATCCTGGTTCTTGCGGGGGGCGTGTACATGCTGGCCCCGGTTCGGGGGCGTTCTGAACCCTTTCCCGAGGACCCTCGCCCGGAGGAGCTGCGCGAGGAGCTGAACCTACTCAAAAACGAAGCGCGTGAGCTTGTGGGAGCGGAGCGTCGGCGTTTGTTGGCGCGCATTGCGCATCTCGAACGGACCCTACAGGAGTTTGCGCCCGCGCCTTCCACGACACGGCGTCCTGCCGCCTGGGTGTACGGGCTAGCCGTGCTCGGTGTAGTGGTTGTGGGAGCGGTGTTGTGGCGGTACACCCTGCCGCGCCTTCCCGGCGAGACGGTCACGACAGCGATTCGGGTGGAGGACGCGTTGCGCCTTCAGGAGTTGCGGCAAGAAGCGGAATCAGCCAACACCGCACAGTCATGGCTCCGCTACGCGGATTTTGCCTGGGAGGTTGGGGACTTCACCCGTGCGGCGGAAGGGTACGCCGCCGTGTTGCGCCTTAATCCCCGGGAGCCCAGAGCGTTGGAGCGCATGGGCAAGCTCCTGTTCATTTCCGGCCGCTTCGACCTGGCGGCGAACGTTCTGGTCCTGGCTACACAACTTGATCCGAACGAACCGGAGGGATGGCTTTTTCTGGGGAGCGCCTACTACCAGCTAGCGCAGATGAAGGAGGCGGTCCAGGCGTGGGAACGGTACCTGGCGCTGGACGCCGGGGATGCGAACCAGGTGGCGCCGCTCATTGAAAAGGCCCGCTCCTTGGCGGATGCGCCCCTAGGTCAGCGGGTCTACGCTGTAAGCTGCGCCGCGTGCCACGGTGCGGACGGTCAGGGAGGTACGGGACCCCGCCTCAAAGGCAACCCTGTGGTGGAGGTTTCCGATGCGGTGCGCGGGATCATTACTCAAGGAATGGGAGCCATGCCTGCGATCCCCTTGGATGAGGAACGCCTTGAGGCCCTGCTCGAGTATCTAAAGAACCTCTGA
- a CDS encoding cytochrome c-type biogenesis protein, whose protein sequence is MALLLVWGGAWAVEDGPPPDLSPEVFQIAKELRCPVCQGESIAESNAELSQESRRLIAEMLAEGKSKEEILQFFVDRYGEWILYSPPRKGITLWVWIGPVLGLGAIGYGIFRYLAEVRRREEALAQAVDEAMLRRVEREIEEGEP, encoded by the coding sequence ATGGCGTTGCTCCTGGTGTGGGGTGGAGCTTGGGCGGTGGAGGATGGTCCGCCCCCGGATCTCTCGCCCGAGGTGTTCCAGATCGCGAAGGAGTTGCGTTGCCCCGTCTGCCAAGGAGAGAGCATTGCAGAGTCTAACGCGGAGCTTTCCCAGGAGTCCCGTCGGCTGATCGCGGAGATGCTGGCGGAGGGAAAGTCCAAGGAGGAGATCCTTCAGTTTTTCGTGGACCGCTACGGGGAGTGGATCCTGTACTCCCCACCCCGTAAAGGCATCACGCTGTGGGTCTGGATCGGGCCGGTGCTGGGGTTGGGTGCGATAGGCTATGGAATTTTCCGCTACTTAGCGGAGGTGCGTCGGCGTGAGGAGGCGCTGGCCCAAGCGGTGGATGAGGCGATGCTGCGGCGGGTCGAACGCGAGATCGAGGAAGGAGAGCCATGA
- a CDS encoding TlpA family protein disulfide reductase — translation MKRWLIWGTVLVLGGIFWWGLGRDPGELKSVLIGKPAPDFELPLFPRYQEEYGETITLERFKGQPVVVNFWASWCYPACWNEAPRLEAAWRKYRPQGVQFIGINIQDKRADAEAFLDRFGLTFPHGIDPPGRVAVDYGTYGVPETFFIDKDGIVRYRFAGEISSEELEKRIQEILP, via the coding sequence ATGAAGCGGTGGCTGATCTGGGGTACCGTGCTGGTACTAGGCGGAATCTTCTGGTGGGGACTGGGCCGCGATCCGGGGGAGCTGAAGTCCGTACTGATCGGCAAGCCCGCTCCGGACTTTGAACTGCCCCTCTTCCCCCGATACCAGGAGGAGTACGGGGAGACCATTACCCTCGAGCGTTTTAAAGGGCAGCCCGTAGTGGTCAACTTTTGGGCCAGCTGGTGCTACCCGGCGTGTTGGAACGAGGCCCCTCGTCTGGAGGCCGCGTGGCGCAAGTACCGCCCGCAAGGGGTGCAGTTCATCGGCATCAACATTCAGGATAAGCGCGCGGATGCTGAGGCGTTTCTGGACCGTTTCGGGCTGACCTTTCCGCACGGCATCGATCCGCCCGGCCGTGTGGCCGTGGACTACGGCACCTACGGCGTACCGGAAACCTTCTTCATCGACAAGGACGGAATTGTGCGTTACCGGTTCGCGGGGGAGATCTCGAGTGAGGAGCTCGAGAAGCGGATTCAGGAGATTCTGCCATGA
- a CDS encoding heme lyase CcmF/NrfE family subunit: MTPGAVGNLALLVALLFTVAGLVLSGLGWYTRDVRYVRMARRAAGLVFLGALAAFLALEWALLTDDFSITYTARTHSVKSPTWVKIATLWAALEGSLLLWGMLQALYTFLAARRLKDYWMAPVALGTLFAIQGFFFGVLLFVENPFTPVPNPPTDGPGPNPLLQNHWMMAVHPVLMYLGFVGLSVPFAYAVAAMVSRRYQSWVRETKWWTLIAWGFLTAAIFAGGWWSYEVLGWGGYWAWDPVENASFIPWLLATAFVHTAMVQERRGLLRGWNFGLITLTFAGTVFGTFLTRSGVIQSVHAFASGPIGPIFLGFFLVVLAVGFMLLSRISSEVRDAGSVRLVSREGALFASAVVFATMAFVVVLGTLFPLLVEATRGLKVSVGAPFFNQIFIPLGAMMLLLMGIGPVLPWKRTQSEVLRNLAWILGVLVLGFLGGLAVGWTVGVSLAVGLFAYNVAAIVLMVAEGVRTRARSTGEAWAVALVRQATQARRRYGSHVVHFGVALAALAIAFSQAYRVDAQKTLRVGETWEVLDTRITLLGVRAQDEGNRFAVLAPLELEGIGRLEPRLHYYPTRRGPLAAPDVGYTLGRDYYLTLQAFDEENGAWATLRLVVTPMVLWLWVAGALILLGTMYILWPSGQRFTASIPTATGGGRV; encoded by the coding sequence ATGACCCCGGGTGCGGTGGGGAACCTAGCGCTGCTGGTGGCGCTGCTCTTTACTGTTGCGGGGCTGGTCCTGTCAGGGTTGGGATGGTACACGCGGGATGTGCGGTACGTGCGCATGGCGCGGCGTGCGGCCGGCCTGGTGTTCCTAGGGGCGTTGGCTGCGTTCCTCGCTCTGGAGTGGGCCCTGCTGACCGATGACTTTTCCATCACCTACACGGCACGTACGCACTCCGTGAAGAGTCCTACCTGGGTAAAGATCGCGACCCTGTGGGCGGCTTTGGAAGGATCGCTGCTGTTATGGGGGATGCTACAGGCCCTATATACCTTCCTCGCAGCGCGGCGGCTCAAGGATTACTGGATGGCGCCGGTCGCTCTGGGGACGCTGTTCGCGATCCAAGGTTTCTTCTTTGGGGTGCTGTTGTTCGTGGAGAACCCCTTCACGCCAGTGCCAAACCCGCCCACGGACGGCCCTGGTCCGAACCCCTTGCTGCAGAACCACTGGATGATGGCGGTACACCCGGTCCTAATGTACCTGGGGTTCGTGGGGCTCAGCGTGCCCTTTGCGTACGCGGTGGCCGCGATGGTGAGCCGCCGATACCAGAGCTGGGTGCGGGAGACCAAGTGGTGGACCTTGATCGCCTGGGGGTTCCTCACCGCAGCGATTTTCGCTGGGGGATGGTGGAGTTACGAGGTGTTGGGCTGGGGCGGGTACTGGGCGTGGGACCCGGTGGAGAACGCCTCGTTCATCCCTTGGCTGCTCGCCACCGCATTCGTGCACACCGCGATGGTGCAGGAGCGCAGGGGGTTGCTTAGGGGGTGGAACTTCGGGCTGATCACGCTGACCTTCGCGGGTACGGTGTTCGGCACCTTCCTAACCCGCTCCGGGGTGATCCAGTCGGTGCACGCGTTTGCCAGCGGCCCCATCGGCCCCATCTTTCTAGGCTTTTTCCTTGTGGTCCTCGCCGTAGGATTCATGCTGCTCTCGCGCATCTCGAGCGAGGTGCGGGATGCGGGCAGTGTACGGCTTGTAAGCCGAGAAGGGGCGTTGTTTGCTAGCGCAGTGGTCTTCGCCACCATGGCGTTTGTGGTGGTGTTGGGGACCCTCTTCCCCTTGCTGGTGGAGGCTACCCGGGGGCTTAAGGTCTCAGTGGGTGCACCTTTCTTCAACCAGATCTTCATTCCCCTCGGGGCGATGATGCTGCTGCTCATGGGTATAGGTCCAGTATTGCCGTGGAAGCGCACCCAGAGCGAGGTGCTGCGCAACCTCGCTTGGATCCTAGGGGTCCTGGTCTTGGGGTTTCTAGGGGGTCTCGCCGTCGGATGGACCGTGGGTGTGAGCCTCGCGGTAGGGTTGTTTGCGTACAACGTGGCCGCGATCGTGCTCATGGTGGCTGAGGGCGTGCGCACCCGCGCACGGAGCACCGGGGAGGCGTGGGCGGTTGCGCTGGTACGGCAGGCGACCCAGGCTCGTCGTCGCTACGGGAGCCACGTCGTACATTTTGGGGTGGCCCTAGCCGCGCTTGCGATCGCCTTCAGTCAGGCTTACCGAGTGGACGCGCAGAAAACGCTCCGGGTAGGCGAGACCTGGGAGGTACTGGACACCCGGATCACCCTGTTGGGGGTGCGGGCCCAGGATGAGGGTAACCGTTTCGCGGTCCTAGCTCCACTCGAGCTCGAGGGAATTGGGCGGCTCGAGCCGCGGCTGCACTACTACCCGACGCGCAGAGGGCCGTTGGCTGCGCCGGACGTAGGGTACACGCTGGGGCGGGACTACTATCTAACGCTACAGGCCTTTGATGAGGAGAATGGCGCGTGGGCCACGCTCCGACTGGTGGTGACCCCGATGGTGCTCTGGCTTTGGGTGGCGGGCGCCTTAATCCTACTAGGAACGATGTACATCCTCTGGCCCTCGGGACAGCGCTTCACTGCATCGATACCAACCGCGACAGGGGGGGGGCGGGTATGA
- a CDS encoding aldo/keto reductase family protein: MRYRKLGKWGLKVSEISLGAWVTYGNTVKDKDTIREIVKLAYDHGVNFFDNADVYAHGLAEEIMGEILQEFPRHTLVLSSKVFWPMSEDVNDRGLSRKHVRESIDKSLKRLRVDYLDLYFAHRYDPEVPMEEIVTTFSGLVDEGKILYWGTSEWPASRIAEAVTFARANGLHPPVVEQPQYSMLYRERVETRILPEAERFGMGLVVWSPLAMGMLTGKYDHGLPEGSRFAQYEQFREMFLTEENREKVKELKRVADELGLTRTQLALAWVLRQGQVSSAITGASRPEQLKESLGAAGVDLPEEALKEIDAILGNAPQE; this comes from the coding sequence ATGCGGTATCGCAAGCTCGGCAAGTGGGGCCTTAAGGTCTCCGAGATCAGCCTCGGTGCCTGGGTCACCTACGGCAACACGGTCAAGGACAAGGACACGATCCGCGAAATCGTGAAGCTTGCTTACGATCACGGCGTGAACTTCTTCGACAACGCGGACGTGTACGCCCATGGCCTCGCCGAGGAGATCATGGGCGAGATCCTCCAGGAGTTCCCGCGCCACACCCTGGTCCTCTCCTCCAAGGTGTTCTGGCCCATGTCGGAGGACGTGAACGACCGGGGCCTCAGCCGCAAACACGTGCGGGAATCCATCGACAAAAGCCTCAAGCGCCTACGGGTGGACTACCTCGACCTGTACTTCGCGCACCGGTACGACCCCGAGGTGCCCATGGAGGAGATCGTCACCACCTTCAGCGGCCTGGTGGACGAAGGGAAGATCCTGTACTGGGGCACGAGCGAGTGGCCCGCCTCCCGCATCGCCGAGGCGGTGACCTTCGCCCGCGCCAACGGCCTGCACCCGCCCGTGGTGGAGCAACCCCAGTACTCGATGCTCTACCGGGAGCGCGTCGAGACCCGGATCCTTCCGGAGGCCGAACGGTTCGGCATGGGGCTCGTGGTGTGGAGCCCCCTCGCGATGGGCATGCTCACCGGGAAGTACGACCACGGCCTGCCCGAAGGTTCGCGCTTCGCGCAGTACGAGCAGTTCCGCGAGATGTTCCTCACCGAAGAAAACCGCGAGAAGGTCAAAGAGCTCAAGCGCGTAGCCGACGAGCTCGGCCTCACCCGCACCCAGCTCGCCCTCGCCTGGGTGCTGCGCCAAGGTCAGGTCTCGAGCGCGATCACGGGCGCGAGCCGCCCCGAACAGCTCAAGGAAAGCCTGGGCGCGGCCGGGGTGGACCTGCCCGAGGAGGCCCTCAAGGAGATCGACGCAATCCTGGGGAACGCCCCCCAGGAGTAA
- a CDS encoding FAD-binding oxidoreductase gives MLAGTLRQVLGEAKVSTSPSVLEAHGRDEGYPEVRPPLAVVFAETVADVQAVLEVARREGVPVIPFGAGTSLEGALVPQGPAISLDLSRMNQILEVRPEDFVAVVEPGVTRKRLNERLRREGLFFPVDPGADASLGGMAATNASGTTTVRYGGMRANVLALQVVLANGEVLELGRAVRKTSSGYDLKDLFIGSEGTLGVITRLTLKLHPLPEHVHTLRVFFPSVERTAEAAYAILASGLPVARLELVDDLALRAVNRYLDRNYPERPALFLEFHSATAAAMQEESRFALELVREAGALEVEAAMTAEERTAQWEARHQAYWALVNLFPQRKYLITDTAVPLSRMPELVGYARALMDEMRLEGNILGHVGDGNFHTLIAARDDAYARAEAFAERLVARALELGGTATGEHGVGLRKKKYMPLEHGNALAWMARLKTLFDPEGLLNPGKVV, from the coding sequence ATGCTGGCCGGTACCCTGCGCCAAGTCCTAGGGGAGGCGAAGGTCTCCACCAGCCCGAGCGTCCTCGAGGCCCACGGGCGGGACGAAGGCTACCCGGAGGTGCGCCCCCCGCTCGCGGTGGTCTTCGCGGAGACGGTAGCGGACGTGCAGGCCGTGCTCGAGGTCGCCCGGCGCGAGGGCGTGCCGGTCATCCCGTTCGGGGCGGGCACCAGCTTAGAGGGGGCGCTCGTGCCGCAAGGACCCGCGATCAGCCTGGACCTCTCCCGCATGAACCAAATCCTCGAGGTGCGCCCCGAGGACTTCGTCGCGGTGGTGGAGCCGGGCGTGACGCGCAAGCGGCTGAACGAACGCCTGAGGCGCGAGGGGTTGTTCTTCCCGGTGGACCCCGGCGCGGACGCGAGCTTAGGCGGGATGGCCGCGACGAACGCCTCGGGCACCACGACCGTGCGGTACGGCGGGATGCGGGCCAACGTGCTCGCGCTTCAGGTGGTTCTCGCCAACGGGGAGGTGCTCGAGCTGGGCCGCGCGGTGCGCAAGACCAGCTCCGGGTACGACCTCAAGGACCTCTTCATCGGTTCGGAAGGCACGCTCGGCGTGATCACGCGCCTCACCCTCAAGCTGCACCCCCTACCCGAGCACGTGCACACCCTGCGGGTCTTCTTCCCAAGCGTGGAGCGCACCGCCGAGGCCGCGTACGCGATCCTGGCGAGCGGGCTTCCGGTGGCGCGGCTCGAGCTCGTGGACGACCTCGCGCTGCGGGCCGTGAACCGGTACCTGGACCGGAACTACCCCGAGCGGCCGGCGCTATTCCTGGAGTTCCACTCCGCGACCGCGGCCGCGATGCAGGAGGAGTCGCGCTTCGCCCTCGAGCTGGTCCGGGAAGCGGGGGCGCTGGAGGTGGAGGCCGCGATGACCGCGGAGGAACGCACCGCGCAGTGGGAGGCGCGGCACCAGGCGTACTGGGCGCTCGTGAACCTGTTCCCGCAGCGCAAGTACCTGATCACGGACACGGCCGTCCCCCTCTCGCGGATGCCGGAGCTCGTGGGGTACGCCCGGGCCTTGATGGACGAGATGCGGCTCGAGGGCAACATCCTAGGGCACGTGGGGGACGGGAACTTCCACACCCTGATCGCCGCGCGGGACGATGCGTACGCCCGGGCTGAGGCCTTCGCGGAACGGCTGGTGGCGCGGGCCCTCGAGCTGGGCGGCACCGCGACCGGCGAGCACGGGGTGGGCCTCCGGAAGAAGAAGTACATGCCCCTAGAGCACGGAAACGCCCTCGCCTGGATGGCGCGTCTCAAAACGCTCTTCGATCCCGAGGGCCTCCTGAACCCGGGGAAGGTCGTCTAG
- a CDS encoding leucine-rich repeat domain-containing protein produces MKPPLHALLLGAALALAGGWGAAHPNCARPEEAVVFPDPALEAAVREALEQPEGPLTCARLADLTQLEASGAGVTSLQGLEHAPNLTRLELAVNRVQDLTPLAALEDLEYLELSFNRVQDLTPLQHLTRLRVLFLRGNRIQDLTPLQGLTRLQELDLRRNRVADLTPLARLTELRFLVLSFNQVRDLTPLQGLARLQGLVANHNQIQTLAPLQHLRALKTLLLSGNQIQDLTPLRPLSALEVLDLSANHVTDLTPLAANAGLGMGDVVRLEHNCLDPARNARALEALAARGARVILEPQRTACGEE; encoded by the coding sequence ATGAAGCCCCCACTGCACGCCCTGCTGCTGGGCGCGGCGCTGGCCCTCGCGGGAGGGTGGGGCGCCGCGCACCCGAACTGCGCGCGCCCTGAGGAGGCCGTGGTCTTCCCCGACCCGGCCCTCGAGGCCGCGGTGCGCGAGGCGCTCGAGCAGCCCGAAGGTCCCCTCACCTGTGCGCGCCTCGCAGACCTCACGCAGCTCGAGGCCTCCGGAGCGGGCGTGACCTCCCTCCAAGGGCTCGAGCACGCCCCGAACCTCACGCGGCTGGAGCTCGCGGTGAACCGGGTGCAGGACCTCACCCCCCTCGCCGCGCTCGAGGACCTCGAGTACCTCGAGCTGAGCTTCAACCGGGTGCAGGACCTCACTCCCCTCCAGCACCTCACGCGGCTGCGCGTCTTGTTCCTTAGGGGGAACCGGATCCAGGACCTCACCCCCCTCCAAGGCCTCACCCGGCTTCAGGAGCTCGACCTTAGGCGCAACCGGGTGGCGGACCTCACGCCCCTGGCGCGCCTCACGGAGCTGCGGTTTTTGGTGCTGAGCTTCAACCAGGTCCGGGACCTCACCCCCCTCCAGGGCCTCGCGCGGCTTCAGGGCCTCGTCGCGAATCACAACCAAATCCAAACCCTCGCTCCCCTCCAGCACCTTCGCGCGCTCAAGACCCTCCTCCTGAGCGGAAACCAGATCCAGGACCTCACCCCCCTCCGGCCTCTCTCCGCCCTGGAGGTGCTCGACCTGAGCGCGAACCACGTGACGGACCTCACCCCCCTCGCGGCGAACGCCGGGCTCGGCATGGGGGACGTGGTGCGGCTCGAGCACAACTGCCTGGACCCCGCCCGAAACGCCCGGGCCCTCGAGGCCCTCGCGGCGCGCGGCGCGAGGGTGATCCTCGAGCCGCAGCGAACAGCGTGCGGGGAGGAGTAG
- a CDS encoding SDR family NAD(P)-dependent oxidoreductase, producing the protein MRGGVGVRLSGRLVLVTGASSGIGWATTRRLAHAGARLALVARRREALEALAREIQSGGGMARAYPADLGDPTAVRRMAEAVRRELGVPDALVHAAGAGRWLFVEETPPEEAVRMMQAPYFAAFFVTQAFLPGMLERGRGVVCVINSPAALQPWPGATGYVAARWALRGFTEALRLDLRGTGIAVCSVVAGRVRSAYWQHNPGAIERVPRLARLIPDLTPEAVARVVVRALEKESRLVVVPWALRVMYALHPFAPRLAEALVWRTGYRHPRAGRRG; encoded by the coding sequence GTGCGGGGAGGAGTAGGCGTGCGGCTCTCGGGCAGGCTCGTGCTCGTGACGGGAGCCTCGAGCGGGATCGGGTGGGCCACGACGCGTCGCCTAGCCCATGCGGGCGCGCGGCTCGCCCTGGTCGCGCGGCGGCGGGAGGCGCTCGAGGCGCTCGCGCGGGAGATCCAGTCCGGCGGAGGCATGGCCCGCGCCTACCCCGCGGACCTCGGCGACCCCACGGCCGTACGGCGGATGGCGGAGGCCGTGCGCCGCGAGCTCGGGGTTCCGGACGCGCTCGTGCACGCGGCCGGGGCGGGGCGTTGGCTGTTCGTCGAGGAAACCCCGCCGGAGGAGGCGGTACGCATGATGCAGGCTCCGTACTTCGCGGCGTTCTTCGTCACGCAGGCGTTTTTGCCGGGGATGCTCGAGCGGGGGAGGGGCGTGGTGTGCGTGATCAACTCGCCAGCTGCGCTCCAGCCGTGGCCGGGCGCGACCGGGTACGTCGCGGCCCGGTGGGCGCTGCGGGGGTTTACGGAAGCGCTGCGGCTCGACCTGCGCGGCACCGGCATCGCGGTCTGCTCGGTGGTCGCGGGCCGGGTGCGCAGCGCGTACTGGCAGCACAACCCGGGGGCGATCGAACGCGTGCCGCGCCTTGCGCGCCTCATCCCGGACCTCACGCCGGAGGCGGTCGCGCGGGTCGTGGTGCGCGCTTTAGAGAAGGAATCACGGCTGGTCGTGGTGCCGTGGGCGCTCCGGGTGATGTACGCGCTGCACCCGTTCGCGCCGCGCTTGGCGGAGGCGCTCGTCTGGCGTACGGGGTACCGGCACCCCCGAGCAGGCCGGCGGGGGTAG
- the leuS gene encoding leucine--tRNA ligase: MEKYNPHAIEPKWQAYWQEKGLMKAKEEGEKQYVLMMFPYPSGDLHMGHLKNYTMGDVLARFKKQQGYTVLHPMGWDAFGLPAENAALKFGVHPAEWTFKNIASAKESLRLMGILYDWDREVTTCTPEYYRWNQWIFLKMYEKGLVYRAKGLVNWCPKCQTVLANEQVVDGRCWRHEDTLVEKKELEQWYLRITAYADRLLQDLEQLTGWPEKVKAMQRAWIGRSEGAEIAFPVKGRDVKIPVFTTRPDTLFGATFLVLAPEHPMLLELTAPERRAEVEAYVAAAKQKTELEREALGREKTGVFTGAYAINPATGEEIPIWTADYVLYGYGTGAIMAVPAHDQRDFEFARRFNLPVRVVIQPAEGGLAEPLEAAYEEPGVMVNSGPFDGTPSVEGKGRVIRWLEEKGLGRARVTYRMRDWLISRQRYWGTPIPMIHCEACGIVPVPYEDLPVVLPEIQDVEEIRPKGKSPLEAHPEFYETTCPHCGRPARRDTDTMDTFFDSSWYYLRYADPHNDRLPFDPEKADFWLPVDQYIGGIEHAVLHLLYSRFFTKFLHDIGMVRVEEPFKGLFTQGMVMGWTDYGPVQVEGETVRLSEEARVRLDLESGTLTKAELAKMGAELRAHEDGTTHLWKPAVMSKSLGNGVMVGPFVKEQGADIARITILFAAPPENDMVWTEEGVSGAWRFLNRVWRRFAEDKDALTTLEDAFDPAALSGADRALYRALHRTLKKVGEDTENLRFNTAIAALMELLNALYEYRHKHAPSPVYKRAVRYYLQMLAPFAPHLAEEVWHWLDARSVFEVPWPEVDEDALVEDTFELVVQVNGRVRGRAVLPTNVGEEEAKQAAKAIENVRRHLEGRTIVKEIYVPGKLLNIVVK, from the coding sequence ATGGAGAAGTACAACCCGCACGCGATCGAGCCCAAGTGGCAAGCGTACTGGCAGGAGAAGGGCCTGATGAAGGCCAAGGAGGAGGGCGAGAAGCAGTACGTCCTCATGATGTTCCCCTACCCCTCCGGTGACCTGCACATGGGCCACCTGAAGAACTACACCATGGGGGACGTGCTGGCCCGCTTCAAGAAGCAGCAGGGCTACACCGTGCTGCACCCCATGGGCTGGGACGCGTTCGGCCTGCCCGCCGAGAACGCGGCCCTTAAGTTCGGCGTGCACCCCGCGGAGTGGACCTTCAAGAACATCGCCTCGGCCAAGGAGTCCCTCCGCCTGATGGGCATCCTCTACGACTGGGACCGCGAGGTCACCACCTGCACGCCCGAGTACTACCGCTGGAACCAGTGGATCTTCCTCAAGATGTACGAAAAGGGCCTCGTCTACCGCGCGAAGGGCCTGGTGAACTGGTGCCCCAAGTGCCAGACCGTCCTCGCGAACGAGCAGGTGGTGGACGGCCGCTGCTGGCGGCACGAGGACACCCTGGTCGAGAAAAAAGAGCTCGAGCAGTGGTACCTGCGGATCACCGCCTACGCCGACCGCCTCCTCCAGGACCTCGAGCAGCTCACGGGCTGGCCGGAGAAGGTCAAGGCCATGCAACGCGCCTGGATCGGCCGGAGTGAAGGCGCGGAGATCGCGTTCCCCGTCAAGGGCCGGGACGTGAAGATCCCCGTCTTCACCACCCGGCCCGACACCCTCTTCGGCGCGACCTTCCTGGTCCTCGCTCCTGAGCACCCGATGCTCCTCGAGCTTACCGCCCCCGAGCGGCGCGCGGAGGTCGAGGCGTACGTGGCGGCCGCCAAGCAAAAGACCGAGCTCGAGCGCGAGGCCCTGGGGCGCGAGAAGACCGGGGTGTTCACCGGGGCGTACGCGATCAACCCCGCGACCGGCGAGGAAATCCCCATCTGGACCGCGGATTACGTGCTGTACGGGTACGGGACCGGCGCGATCATGGCGGTGCCCGCGCACGACCAGCGGGACTTCGAGTTTGCGCGGCGGTTCAACCTGCCCGTCCGGGTGGTGATCCAGCCCGCTGAGGGCGGGCTCGCCGAGCCGCTCGAGGCCGCCTACGAGGAGCCGGGCGTCATGGTGAACTCCGGCCCCTTCGACGGCACGCCGAGCGTGGAGGGTAAGGGCCGGGTCATCCGCTGGCTCGAGGAAAAGGGCCTGGGGCGGGCCCGGGTCACGTACCGCATGCGGGACTGGTTGATCAGCCGGCAGCGGTACTGGGGCACGCCGATCCCCATGATTCACTGCGAGGCCTGCGGGATCGTGCCCGTGCCGTACGAGGACCTGCCCGTGGTGCTTCCGGAGATCCAGGACGTGGAGGAGATCCGCCCCAAGGGGAAGAGCCCCCTCGAGGCGCACCCCGAGTTCTACGAGACCACCTGCCCCCACTGCGGCCGGCCGGCGCGGCGGGACACCGACACCATGGACACCTTCTTCGACTCCTCGTGGTACTACCTGCGCTACGCCGACCCGCATAACGACCGGCTGCCCTTCGATCCCGAGAAGGCCGATTTCTGGCTGCCCGTGGACCAGTACATCGGGGGGATCGAGCACGCGGTGCTGCACCTGCTGTACTCCCGGTTCTTCACCAAGTTCCTGCACGACATCGGCATGGTGCGGGTGGAGGAGCCGTTCAAGGGGCTCTTCACGCAGGGCATGGTGATGGGCTGGACGGACTACGGTCCCGTCCAGGTGGAGGGCGAGACCGTACGGCTGAGCGAGGAGGCCCGCGTCCGGCTGGACCTCGAGTCGGGCACGCTCACCAAGGCCGAGCTCGCCAAGATGGGGGCGGAGCTGCGCGCGCACGAGGACGGCACGACGCACCTGTGGAAGCCCGCGGTGATGTCCAAGTCCCTGGGGAACGGCGTGATGGTGGGGCCTTTCGTGAAGGAGCAGGGCGCGGACATCGCGCGCATCACGATCCTCTTCGCCGCGCCGCCCGAGAACGACATGGTCTGGACGGAGGAGGGCGTTTCGGGCGCGTGGCGCTTTTTGAACCGCGTCTGGCGGCGGTTCGCGGAGGATAAGGACGCCCTAACCACCCTCGAGGACGCCTTCGATCCCGCTGCGCTTTCCGGGGCGGACCGGGCGCTGTACCGGGCGCTGCACCGCACCTTGAAGAAGGTCGGGGAGGACACGGAGAACCTGCGCTTCAACACCGCCATCGCCGCGCTGATGGAGCTGTTGAACGCCCTTTACGAGTACCGCCATAAGCACGCGCCGAGCCCCGTCTACAAGCGGGCGGTGCGGTACTACCTGCAGATGCTCGCGCCGTTCGCGCCGCACCTCGCGGAGGAGGTCTGGCACTGGCTCGATGCGCGTTCGGTCTTCGAGGTCCCGTGGCCTGAGGTGGACGAGGACGCGCTCGTGGAGGACACCTTCGAGCTGGTGGTTCAGGTGAACGGCCGGGTGCGCGGCCGCGCGGTGCTGCCCACGAACGTCGGTGAGGAGGAAGCCAAGCAGGCCGCGAAGGCCATCGAGAATGTGCGGCGGCACCTCGAGGGCCGCACGATCGTGAAGGAGATCTACGTGCCCGGGAAGCTGCTCAACATCGTGGTGAAGTAA